In Parus major isolate Abel chromosome 3, Parus_major1.1, whole genome shotgun sequence, the following are encoded in one genomic region:
- the CEP68 gene encoding centrosomal protein of 68 kDa, whose product MAVDVGKSPSEESLSGKAEGNGRWDGADTEMDFLELAGSLHQLLGTEETKPSLQGTESVAVSRHSHMATGVTQGGSSCHPKVSSAFVPRCSRASANSSEKGVLVDRAADGGPVPRRAGHWFLSSEEEQVKASGSWDPVSSPPSRRSSAEENVLARSRHDAHVGRRRQSLGTQSPSPSTPELLRPQTPPSPESALRSRSALSLSALSSDGNGPLEEPSGSLPASTDVPSPAATTAARDLCCRWGAEGRALQRREPPGPLLDYRSTVGHIREISSYQADYWACAIPDSLPPSPDRSSPHWNPNKEYEDLLDYAYPLKPRYKLGRMPEPFLHDSGIGLDSFSTSPEGMSRSTSIYGRAGQARGNRENGLWEFVASAERLRFSTPRPGKRGCSGAGSYYEPLPVAKASFARSASSHPSRGFAQDVRVESSGPSSPVGPAANGRSWDTRGSPCPNYTGQVKSTSRFLPITGVLPLRKEWEGDEEFLSLPPRLQELERLTQFLSNLSLTIRTPGHDHHNLPHHSTSKQPLSSRLAPFGEVRGGGDRGNTEGYAGLWQHHSSRKSSCENTESDGWIHRDPPRGLHLPTGLRDTLDGMCLNEPRVKGHPKKSQQSESLIQCVKMFCCQLEELIHWLYTVVDVTGSWVPPSPDAESVLASLHRYLEFRKDVADHRSLTESVLERGEALLDCMASNSPALKDTLGLIAKQSEELESRAEHLYKSILAAVGKDVGQDKGAAAHGCSLGAASVRPRLR is encoded by the exons ATGGCCGTGGATGTGGGAAAATCACCTTCTGAAGAGTCACTGAGCGGGAAGGCTGAGGGCAATGGCAGGTGGGACGGCGCAGACACTGAGATGGActtcctggagctggcagggagcctGCACCAGCTTTTAGGGACAGAGGAAACCAAGCCCAGCCTGCAAGGCACAGAGAGCGTGGCAGTGAGCAGGCACAGTCACATGGCCACTGGTGTTACCCAGGGAGGCTCAAGCTGCCACCCAAAAGTGTCTTCAGCATTTGTGCCCAGATGTTCCAGAGCAAGTGCAAACTCCTCAGAGAAAGGGGTGTTAGtggacagagctgctgatggTGGCCCTGTGCCTCGTCGAGCTGGCCACTGGTTCCTCTCTTCAGAAGAAGAGCAG GTGAAGGCATCGGGCTCTTGGGACCCGGTGTCCAGCCCTCCCAGCCGGCGCAGCTCTGCCGAGGAGAACGTCCTTGCTCGCAGCCGCCACGATGCCCACGTTGGCCGTCGGAGACAAAGTCTGGGAACTCAATCCCCGAGTCCTTCCACCCCGGAGCTCCTACGGCCCCAAACCCCGCCCAGCCCCGAGAGCGCCCTGCGGAGCCGCTCCGCGCTGAGCCTCTCGGCTCTGTCCTCGGACGGAAACGGCCCCCTCGAGGAGCCGTCGGGAAGCTTGCCAGCCAGCACGGATGTCCCTTCTCCTGCGGCCACCACGGCTGCCCGGGACCTGTGCTGCCGATGGGGAGCGGAAGGCAGGGCCCTGCAGAGGCGGGAGCCCCCGGGCCCTCTGCTCGATTACCGCAGCACCGTGGGGCACATCCGGGAGATCTCCTCCTACCAAGCCGATTACTGGGCCTGTGCCATTCCGGATTCACTGCCCCCATCTCCGGACCGCAGCTCACCCCACTGGAACCCCAACAAAGAGTACGAGGACTTGTTGGACTACGCTTACCCGCTGAAGCCGAGGTACAAGCTGGGAAGGATGCCGGAGCCTTTCCTCCATGACTCAGGAATAGGTCTGGACAGCTTTTCTACTTCTCCTGAGGGCATGTCCAGGTCCACCAGCATCTACGGCCGAGCTGGGCAGGCTCGGGGAAACAGAGAAAACGGACTTTGGGAGTTTGTGGCCTCTGCAGAGAGATTGAGATTCTCCACCCCGAGGCCTGGAAAAAGaggctgctcaggagctggCTCGTACTATGAACCTTTACCTGTTGCCAAAGCATCATTTGCAAGAAGTGCTTCCTCTCATCCTTCCCGAGGTTTTGCTCAGGATGTAAGGGTGGAATCATCTGGGCCAAGCTCACCTGTGGGCCCTGCTGCCAATGGGAGAAGCTGGGATACTAGAGGAAGCCCCTGCCCAAACTACACAGGGCAGGTGAAAAGCACCAGTAGGTTTTTACCCATCACAGGAGTGCTGCCCCTGAGGAAAGAGTGGGAGGGtgatgaagaatttctttccctgcctccaAGACTGCAGGAACTGGAAAGGCTCACTCAGTTTTTGTCCAATCTTTCCTTAACTATAAGGACGCCCGGGCATGACCACCATAACCTTCCACATCACAGCACCAGCAAGCAGCCCCTTTCATCCAGGCTGGCTCCTTTTGGAGAAGTGAGAGGTGGGGGTGACAGAGGGAATACTGAGGGTTATGCTGGGCTGTGGCAACACCACAGCTCCCGAAAGTCCAgctgtgaaaacacagaatcTGATGGCTGGATCCATAGGGATCCTCCCCGGGGGCTTCATCTACCAACTGGTCTCAGGGACACATTGGATGGGATGTGCCTAAATGAACCACGGGTCAAAGGGCATCCAAAGAAGAGCCAGCAGAGCGAGTCCCTTATCCAGTGTGTTAAG ATGTTTTGCTGCCAGCTGGAAGAGCTGATCCATTGGCTGTACACTGTGGTGGATGTCACAGGCAGCTGGGTGCCACCCTCACCGGATGCCGAGAGCGTGTTGGCATCGCTGCACCGCTACCTG GAGTTCAGGAAAGATGTGGCTGACCACCGGAGCCTGACTGAGAGCGtgctggagaggggagaagCTCTGCTGGACTGCATGGCATCAAATTCACCAG ctCTGAAAGACACGCTGGGTTTGATTGCCAAACAGTCGGAAGAGCTCGAAAGCCGCGCGGAGCACCTGTACAAGTCCATCCTGGCAGCTGTGGGCAAGGACGTGGGGCAGGACAAGGGGGCTGCAGCACACGGCTGCTCCCTGG GTGCTGCCTCTGTCAGACCTAGGCTGCGTTAA